One segment of Solanum lycopersicum chromosome 1, SLM_r2.1 DNA contains the following:
- the SLF11 gene encoding S-locus F-box protein type-11, translating into MTNGIVNKFSKDVLMYLILKLPIKSILRFKSISKSLYNLMQSSTFINLHLNHTTCTKHEIILFKRSIKEGHNEFRSIMSFLSSYHDNDDFYHVSPDLDVPHLTSTTSCIFHRFIGPCRGLILLTDKVETVLFNPATRNYRLLQPSPYDSPLGFHRSINGVAFGFDSISNDYKIIRLAEVRGEPPFYCYTVVQWRVEIYELSIDSWRDVNHGDLPLPYVHWYPCAELFYKGASHWFGNGRSIEMLAFDVSTETFRNIKMPHTCHSKDRKCYALVVLNEYLTLVCYPYPGCKIDPAIDFMEIWAMKEYGVIESWTNIHIIPPLVIESPLAVWRNHILFLQSISGHLISCDLNSHEVKELDLDGWPESLRVTIFTEGLTLISKEIQHNSTQLQ; encoded by the coding sequence atgacaaatggAATTGTGAACAAATTTTCCAAAGATGTGTTGATGTATCTTATTCTGAAGCTCCCAATAAAGTCTATATTGCGATTCAAATCCATTTCTAAATCCTTGTACAATCTCATGCAATCGTCAACATTCATCAATCTTCATCTCAATCATACCACTTGTACAAAACATGAAATAATTCTCTTCAAACGCTCCATTAAAGAAGGACACAACGAATTTAGAAGTATCATGTCGTTCCTTTCTAGTTATCATGATAACGATGATTTTTACCATGTTTCTCCAGATCTAGATGTTCCACATTTGACTTCCACTACTTCATGTATTTTTCATAGATTCATAGGTCCTTGTCGCGGTTTAATTCTTCTAACAGATAAAGTAGAGACAGTATTATTTAATCCAGCTACTAGAAATTATAGGCTACTCCAACCTAGCCCTTATGATAGTCCACTAGGTTTCCATCGTTCTATCAATGGCGTTGCATTTGGTTTTGACTCAATTTCAAATGATTACAAGATTATTAGGCTAGCTGAAGTTCGCGGAGAACCACCTTTCTACTGTTATACTGTGGTACAATGGAGAGTCGAGATTTATGAATTGAGCATTGATTCATGGAGAGATGTAAATCATGGCGATCTACCATTGCCTTATGTGCATTGGTATCCCTGTGCTGAGTTGTTTTACAAAGGTGCTTCTCATTGGTTTGGTAACGGTAGATCAATTGAGATGCTTGCTTTTGATGTAAGTACAGAGACTTTTCGAAATATTAAAATGCCTCATACTTGTCATTCCAAAGACAGAAAGTGTTATGCACTCGTAGTGTTAAATGAGTATCTAACGTTGGTTTGTTACCCATATCCGGGGTGTAAAATCGATCCAGCAATAGATTTCATGGAAATTTGGGCAATGAAGGAGTATGGTGTGATCGAATCTTGGACTAATATACACATTATTCCACCACTTGTAATCGAATCACCGTTGGCAGTTTGGAGGAATCATATATTGTTTCTTCAAAGCATAAGTGGACATTTGATTTCTTGTGATCTTAATTCTCATGAAGTCAAGGAATTAGATTTAGATGGTTGGCCTGAAAGTTTGAGAGTAACAATTTTCACCGAAGGCTTGActttaatttcaaaagaaatccAACATAATAGTACACAACTTCAATAA